The Muribaculum intestinale genome includes the window CCGCCGCATGCCGACGAGAGAAATACATTCTGGTCGGCAAGGGTCGACAAAAGGGTCTTGCCTGACTGTGCAAACACGTCTTTATCGTTGTTGATATTGATACGCACCTGTCCGGTCTTTACGAGGAATTTCTTGGCTACGAGAAGCATAGCCACCAGGAGCAAGGTGATTATCAGGAATATTGCCACTCCGGCTATCACAGTGAGCGAACCGGTTGAGGCAAGGATGGTCAGTGATAGTGTATTCATTGATTCATCAAAGTTTAATGCCGAGGAAGCTCATGAACGCAATGCCCATAAGGCCGGTGATTATAAATGTGATGCCTACGCCTCTGAGAGGACGGGGGATGTTGCTGTATTCCTCCAGGCGTTCGCGTATAGCGGCAATAGCCACGATTGCGAGAAGCCATCCGAGACCCCATCCGGCTCCGGCACATGTTGCGGTCCACACGTTGGGGAAGTCGCGCTGCTGCATGAACAGCGAGCCTCCGAGTATGGCGCAGTTTACGGCGATGAGCGGCAGGAATATTCCGAGCGAAGCGTAGAGAGAGGGGCTGAATTTCTCTACAGCCATTTCGACGAGCTGGGTCAGCGACGCTATCACGGCGATGAACATAATCAGCGACAGGAAGCTGAGGTCGACATCGGCGAATTCGGCACCGAGCCAGCTGAGGGCTCCTGCACGTAATACGTAGTTTTCGAGCAGATAGTTGATCGGTAGCGACACCACGAGCATGAATGTCACGGCGGCTCCGAGTCCGAGGGCAGTCTTTACCTTCTTTGATACGGCCAGAAACGAGCACATACCGAGGAAGTAGGCAAAAATCATGTTGTCGACAAAAATCGACCGTATGAAAATGTTGAAATTTTCCATGTGATACTACTTTTAGATATGTGTGGTTGGTTTATTCCTGAAGGTCTTTGTTGACTGAACGGTGTACCCAGATGATACATCCTGTGACAATAAGCGCCATCGGTGGGAGAATCATGAGTCCGTTGTTGGCATATCCAAGTTCATACCAGCTCTGAGGTATTACCTGTACGCCCCAGAGCGTACCACTGCCGAGCAGTTCGCGGAAGAAAGCCACAATAATCAATATTATGGCATATCCTGCGCCGTTGCCGATACCGTCGAGAAACGAAGGCCAGGGTTTGTTGCCCATGGCGAATGCCTCAAGGCGTCCCATAAGGATACAGTTGGTAACGATAAGGCTTACGAATACCGACAGCTGTTTGCTGACATCGTATTGGTATGCTATAAGGAGCTGGTTGACTATTACCACAAGCCCCGCCACCACTACGAGCTGGACGATAATGCGGATATTGGTCGGGATGGTGTTGCGTATCAGAGATATGATAACGTTGGCAAATGCGAGCACGGCAATCACGGAAATACCCATGACACATGCGGGCTCGAGCTTTGCGGTGACAGCCAGACATGAGCATATACCCAGAATCTGGACAATCACGGGATTGTCTTTCGACAGCGGATTGAGCAGTGCGCTCAGGTTTTTGTTTTCTGTGGCCATGACTTACCGTGTTGGGTTTTCTGTAAGGTTTTCAAGAAACTTGGAGTAGGCTCCGATACAGTTGTCGATCATCGAGCCTACGCCCTTTGAAGTGATT containing:
- the nqrE gene encoding NADH:ubiquinone reductase (Na(+)-transporting) subunit E: MENFNIFIRSIFVDNMIFAYFLGMCSFLAVSKKVKTALGLGAAVTFMLVVSLPINYLLENYVLRAGALSWLGAEFADVDLSFLSLIMFIAVIASLTQLVEMAVEKFSPSLYASLGIFLPLIAVNCAILGGSLFMQQRDFPNVWTATCAGAGWGLGWLLAIVAIAAIRERLEEYSNIPRPLRGVGITFIITGLMGIAFMSFLGIKL
- a CDS encoding NADH:ubiquinone reductase (Na(+)-transporting) subunit D → MATENKNLSALLNPLSKDNPVIVQILGICSCLAVTAKLEPACVMGISVIAVLAFANVIISLIRNTIPTNIRIIVQLVVVAGLVVIVNQLLIAYQYDVSKQLSVFVSLIVTNCILMGRLEAFAMGNKPWPSFLDGIGNGAGYAIILIIVAFFRELLGSGTLWGVQVIPQSWYELGYANNGLMILPPMALIVTGCIIWVHRSVNKDLQE